One region of Triticum aestivum cultivar Chinese Spring chromosome 6B, IWGSC CS RefSeq v2.1, whole genome shotgun sequence genomic DNA includes:
- the LOC123136520 gene encoding protein SINE1 codes for MGRSLSPLLRQELENLDKDADSRRNAMKTLKSYAKQLDSKSIPHFLAEVSDNKAPGLPSGEFTISLYEVLARVHGRNIVPQIGNIMSTITRTLSSSGGSFPLHQACSKVVPAIARYGIDPSAPEEEKARIIASLCKPLCGALMSDQDGAASGAALCLKALVESSNWRFASGEAVNEVCLKVAGAMHDRSTRSNAHMGLAMALVKHNGLIAEAYARSLVRSALQVLDGDAAESSSQKRLSAIQMINFFMKFVDPRSISSELGKVVVVMEQCQNDRMPFVRGAAFETSQTAKNIAAQKGSRHEVTTSPMVGSNFQKRREKSPCRSLWSAKGSSPASSTMSASPVQFQSPESQVVDSTIMYGSSTLTESPISIGQSSCNFNQSRRANRRLWSNDGVDVSLKDGLFIRFCSNGKCLEDDLGEVCDSEVTDADFECTGTFTGFVSASPNNTLPTDETPSPQASERPISIDDVKLYTTPRKLLRSLQSSYDFDSDRHKEKSIMKLNCTSLSSSSSSSSSSPPSDQEHKELTESSEDMQSEHSESKTEEGNKETETAADRPSAKGTMEIICNEDKSGLSSTEVENTTCEESSEVEFKELGVCVKRSRGKTSKYKTAFSCLLGIIIFIVAIIAVLIRIDSAEDYVGLVPT; via the exons ATGGGCCGGAGCCTGAGCCCGCTGCTCCGGCAGGAGCTGGAGAACCTGGACAAAGACGCCGACAGCCGTCGGAACGCCATGAAGACGCTCAAGTCCTACGCCAAGCAGCTGGACTCCAAGTCCATCCCGCACTTCCTCGCCGAGGTCTCCGACAACAAAGCCCCCGGCCTGCCCTCCGGCGAGTTCACCATCTCGCTCTACGAGGTGCTCGCCAGGGTCCACGGCCGGAACATCGTGCCGCAGATCGGCAACATCATGTCCACCATCACGCGCACGCTGTCCTCGAGCGGCGGCTCCTTCCCGCTGCACCAGGCGTGCTCCAAGGTGGTGCCAGCCATAGCGCGGTACGGCATCGACCCCTCGGCGCCCGAGGAGGAGAAGGCGCGCATCATCGCCTCCCTCTGCAAGCCCCTCTGCGGCGCGCTCATGAGCGACCAGGACGGCGCGGCGTCGGGCGCCGCGCTCTGCCTCAAGGCGCTCGTGGAATCGAGCAACTGGAGGTTTGCGTCCGGTGAGGCCGTCAACGAGGTCTGCCTGAAGGTCGCCGGGGCGATGCACGACAGGTCGACCCGGTCCAATGCTCACATGGGCCTGGCAATGGCGCTTGTCAAGCACAACGGCCTGATCGCAGAGGCGTATGCGAGGTCCCTTGTGCGGTCTGCCCTGCAGGTTCTTGACGGCGACGCCGCGGAGAGCAGCTCCCAGAAGCGGCTCTCGGCGATCCAGATGATCAATTTCTTCATGAAGTTTGTCGACCCCAGGAGCATATCCTCGGAGCTTGGCAAGGTGGTGGTTGTCATGGAGCAATGCCAGAACGACCGCATGCCGTTCGTCCGAGGCGCCGCGTTTGAGACGTCGCAGACCGCCAAGAACATTGCTGCGCAGAAGGGGTCGAGGCACGAGGTCACCACGAGCCCGATGGTAGGCTCCAACTTccagaagagaagagagaaaagcCCATGCAGGAGCCTCTGGAGTGCCAAGGGCAGCAGCCCTGCAAGCTCCACCATGTCTGCTTCACCGGTTCAGTTCCAGTCCCCTGAATCGCAGGTGGTAGACTCAACCATCATGTATGGCAGTAGTACGCTCACCGAATCGCCCATCTCGATCGGGCAGTCTTCTTGCAATTTCAATCAGAGCCGGCGCGCAAACAGGAGGTTATGGAGCAACGATGGTGTGGATGTTTCTCTCAAGGATGGCTTGTTCATTAGGTTCTGCTCAAACGGCAAGTGCCTTGAAGATGAcctgggggaggtttgtgacagcgaAGTAACCGATGCTGATTTTGAGTGCACTGGCACATTCACAGGGTTTGTTTCAGCCAGCCCCAACAACACCTTACCAACAGATGAGACCCCCAGTCCGCAG GCTTCTGAAAGGCCCATCAGCATTGATGATGTGAAGCTATACACGACGCCGAGAAAGCTTCTCCGATCTCTCCAGAGTTCGTACGACTTCGACTCTGATCGCCACAAGGAAAAATCAATCATGAAGCTGAACTGCACAtcattgtcgtcgtcgtcatcatcatcatcatcatcaccaccatcagaTCAGGAACATAAGGAACTAACCGAGTCATCTGAGGATATGCAATCTGAGCATTCTGAGAGTAAGACTGAAGAGGGGAACAAAGAGACTGAAACCGCTGCTGATAGGCCTAGCGCTAAGGGTACTATGGAGATTATCTGCAATGAAGATAAATCAGGTCTGTCTAGTACTGAAGTTGAGAATACAACCTGTGAAGAATCCTCCGAGGTTGAATTCAAGGA